One window of the Hoplias malabaricus isolate fHopMal1 chromosome Y, fHopMal1.hap1, whole genome shotgun sequence genome contains the following:
- the LOC136679716 gene encoding E3 ubiquitin-protein ligase RNF182-like isoform X2 has product MSCAQAEPEERPANADTNPSANASPTASDAIINPSVGGSSNTNTNATLSTTSNANISANGNAAANACDELECKICYQRFNIHNRKPKILDCLHRVCARCLNKILDMGECSSCICCPFCRHETHVREYEVSGLPDDSNIMSCLVVRDKSWSSDHSKEVVLTPKSLSSTDSPSHDSSNCVVITIMDVQQDAQRSPSRNGSSDYYGDQSLDSGSVASNNGVMYQDTLSKFCSHVPRILVWLLGFFYFGSLPLGIYLLVIQKVALGIVCVSLVPSSLTVCLVYGFCQCLCQGMCDCYERS; this is encoded by the coding sequence ATGAGCTGTGCACAGGCTGAACCAGAGGAGAGGCCTGCTAATGCTGACACTAATCCCAGTGCTAATGCCAGCCCCACTGCCAGTGATGCTATCATCAACCCTAGTGTTGGTGGGAGTTCTAACACCAACACCAATGCCACCCTCAGTACTACTTCTAATGCCAACATCAGTGCTAATGGCAATGCTGCTGCTAATGCTTGTGATGAGTTGGAGTGCAAGATCTGCTATCAGCGCTTCAACATCCACAACCGCAAGCCCAAGATCCTGGACTGTTTGCACCGCGTATGCGCTCGCTGCCTTAACAAAATCCTTGACATGGGAGAATGCTCCAGCTGTATTTGTTGTCCCTTCTGCCGCCACGAGACACATGTCAGGGAGTATGAAGTGTCCGGACTCCCGGACGACTCAAACATCATGTCATGCCTGGTGGTCAGGGACAAATCCTGGAGTTCTGACCACAGCAAAGAGGTAGTGCTAACACCTAAAAGCCTGTCCTCCACTGACAGTCCATCTCATGACTCATCCAACTGCGTGGTCATCACCATAATGGATGTACAACAGGACGCCCAGCGTTCGCCCAGCAGGAATGGAAGCTCTGATTACTATGGAGACCAGAGCCTGGACTCCGGATCTGTGGCATCAAACAATGGAGTCATGTACCAGGACACTTTGTCAAAGTTCTGTAGTCATGTTCCCCGGATCCTTGTGTGGCTTCTAGGGTTCTTCTACTTTGGCTCTTTGCCCTTGGGCATCTACTTGCTGGTGATCCAGAAAGTGGCACTGGGCATTGTGTGTGTCAGCCTTGTGCCCTCCAGTCTCACAGTCTGTCTAGTATATGGCTTCTGCCAGTGCCTGTGCCAAGGCATGTGTGACTGCTACGAAAGAAGCTGA
- the LOC136679716 gene encoding E3 ubiquitin-protein ligase RNF182-like isoform X1 gives MYYEATMSCAQAEPEERPANADTNPSANASPTASDAIINPSVGGSSNTNTNATLSTTSNANISANGNAAANACDELECKICYQRFNIHNRKPKILDCLHRVCARCLNKILDMGECSSCICCPFCRHETHVREYEVSGLPDDSNIMSCLVVRDKSWSSDHSKEVVLTPKSLSSTDSPSHDSSNCVVITIMDVQQDAQRSPSRNGSSDYYGDQSLDSGSVASNNGVMYQDTLSKFCSHVPRILVWLLGFFYFGSLPLGIYLLVIQKVALGIVCVSLVPSSLTVCLVYGFCQCLCQGMCDCYERS, from the exons atgt ATTATGAGGCCACAATGAGCTGTGCACAGGCTGAACCAGAGGAGAGGCCTGCTAATGCTGACACTAATCCCAGTGCTAATGCCAGCCCCACTGCCAGTGATGCTATCATCAACCCTAGTGTTGGTGGGAGTTCTAACACCAACACCAATGCCACCCTCAGTACTACTTCTAATGCCAACATCAGTGCTAATGGCAATGCTGCTGCTAATGCTTGTGATGAGTTGGAGTGCAAGATCTGCTATCAGCGCTTCAACATCCACAACCGCAAGCCCAAGATCCTGGACTGTTTGCACCGCGTATGCGCTCGCTGCCTTAACAAAATCCTTGACATGGGAGAATGCTCCAGCTGTATTTGTTGTCCCTTCTGCCGCCACGAGACACATGTCAGGGAGTATGAAGTGTCCGGACTCCCGGACGACTCAAACATCATGTCATGCCTGGTGGTCAGGGACAAATCCTGGAGTTCTGACCACAGCAAAGAGGTAGTGCTAACACCTAAAAGCCTGTCCTCCACTGACAGTCCATCTCATGACTCATCCAACTGCGTGGTCATCACCATAATGGATGTACAACAGGACGCCCAGCGTTCGCCCAGCAGGAATGGAAGCTCTGATTACTATGGAGACCAGAGCCTGGACTCCGGATCTGTGGCATCAAACAATGGAGTCATGTACCAGGACACTTTGTCAAAGTTCTGTAGTCATGTTCCCCGGATCCTTGTGTGGCTTCTAGGGTTCTTCTACTTTGGCTCTTTGCCCTTGGGCATCTACTTGCTGGTGATCCAGAAAGTGGCACTGGGCATTGTGTGTGTCAGCCTTGTGCCCTCCAGTCTCACAGTCTGTCTAGTATATGGCTTCTGCCAGTGCCTGTGCCAAGGCATGTGTGACTGCTACGAAAGAAGCTGA